The sequence CTGAGCACTGGACACTGCATAGTGAACTGAAATTGCAGATTTGTTATCCCCTGGAGACAGTCATAAGGTAGGGCTTAGTTCAGCAAATGCATCATTTTGTGATATGACTTTGGCACTTGGAGGGAGTTTTGGAAAGTAAATACATAAATCCTAATATTAAAGGAAGTCTTTAGGACCTTCAGAAGAGCCAAGAGGCTGcaacaaaacaattcctgcagcaTGTGCACGTGTTTCTCAAAACCTGTTTAGATGGCTATCCTAACCCATTAGATGCCTAAAGTGTTTTCCTAATACTCCTCTAGTTCTGgttgtttgtgtggttttttgtttcaggtttttttaatctgcccTATGACAGGCAAGACTCAGCACTCTTATTATTAAAAGACAGCTGTATCTAAAGTGCCatttaaaatctgtttgttgcaaatttccttcatttgattggggaaaaaaataaaaccaggcagAAGTAACATCTAAAAGTTCCTGCTCCTTGCTAGACTATTATTAATTTCTAACTAGGACTATCTAATTGCCTCTTCACTGATTTACAACAGTTATTGGCCACAGTAATCAAACAGCTATTAAAGCAATTTGAAGCATTATACCCTTCTAAGACTGCATTTGTTTTGCAAcgttttctttataaataatatGCATTAGTTTGTAACATTATCCTCATCAGCCCAGAGGgctgctgaaaagcagcagttACGTGAAAGATtgaatttcagcatttcaggtCCTATTACGCTGGGTAATTAAATGAGAACCTCTTCTAATTGTAGCGCATCAAAGCCCGACAGTGCCCCGGCAGAAGCGGCGCGTTCCGTTCATTAGGCAGGGAAAATGCGCTGCTTGTGGCCGAGGAACGGCGCGGGATGAGCGCGGGGTGCGGGCCGGGGTGCGGGCATGCGGAGCGGGGATGTGGAGCGGTGCGGAGTACGGGGATGGGGTGCGGGGATGCGGGGATGCGGAGCGGGAATGCGGTGCGGGGATGCGGTGCGGGGATGTGGAGCGGTGCGGAGAGTGCGGGGATGCGGAGCGGGGTGCAGGGATGTGGAGCGGTGCGGGGATGCGGTGTGGGGATGTGGAGCGGTGCGGAGTACGGGGATGCGGTGCGGGGATGTGGGAATGTGGAGCGGGGATGCGGGGATGCAGGGATGCGGTGCGGGGATGCGGTACGGAGCGGTGCGGGGATGCGGTACGGAGCGGTGCGGGGATGCGGTGCGGGGATGCGGTGCGGGGATGCGGAGCGGGGATGCGGTACGGAGTACGGGGATGCGGTGCGGGGACGCGGGGATGCGGAGCGGGGATGCGGAGCGGGGATGCGGTGCGGGGATGCGTTGCGGGGCGGGGACGCGGGGATGCGGTGCGGGGATGCGGAGCGGGGATGCGGAGCGGGGATGCGGTACGGAGTACGGGGATGCGGTGCGGGGATGCGGTGCGGGGATGCGGAGCGGGGATGCAGTGCGGGGATGCGGTGCGGGGATGCGGAGCGGGGATGCGGTACGGAGCGGTGCGGCGGTGCCGCCCGGCCGGGGCGCGGCGCTCCCGGAGCGCTGCCGCAACCACGGCGCTCCTCCTGCGCTAGGGGGAGCTGCGAGCGCTGCGAACCCAGCCCGGGGATCGGATCCAGGCTGGGGACGCATCCCCAGGATCCAACCCAGGAACGCATCGCCAGGATCCAGCCCGGGAACGCATCCTCAGGATCCAGCCCGGGAGCCGCATTAATGCCGGGAACGCATCCCCAGAATCCACCCCCGCGGTCGGCCGGGACCGCATCCCCAGAATCCATCCCTGGGATCCAGCCCGGGACCGCATCCCCAGAATCCACCCCCGCGGTCGGCCGGGACCGCATCCCCAGAATCCCTCCCGGGAGCCGCATCCATCCCGGGAAGCCATCCTCGGAATCCAGCGCCGCGGTCCAAGCCGGGAGTCTCCCGGCAAGCCCAGTCTCCGAGCGGCTCGGCTTAAATCCGCCTTACAGGAGGCTTCTCCTGGCTCCTGCGGCTGTGCCTCGGTTGTCCTGCCCGAGGATCCagtcccagagcccagctccgTTCCGTGCATCCCTgggtgcagctccagggaccGGTAATTGTTAGCACTTGTTGGAGGCACTGGCTGAACTCCAGCTCGGTGTCAGGGGCTCCCCCGGATTAGCAATTtatcctgggcacagcacttgGAAGCGGCTCTCCTTTGTCAGTGCAGCCTGCAACACGTGGGGCTTGAGTATTCCAAAGGTTTGCAGGCAAATCCAAATATGCAGCACGGAGGTGACAAACACCTTCGAAAATATTGTATctgacagatattttgtttctAGAGTAAGTACACAGGAAGATAACTAATTGTCTTAAAGCTGAAAGCAGGATACTAATTCCCATTGCAGAAAATATCCCAGAGTGCCTCATGGTATTCATACTTAAAGCTTATCAACAgatcttaatttattttactttatgtaAACAAGAAGAGAAGGAGTAAGAGGGATCAGAAACACTTGTGGGTGAATCATTCCAAAGGTCattcatatatataaatactgaGAATACACAAATGAAAAGTGCTGTGTAGGGCACAGACTTAGTGGGTTATGGAATTCCATTGCAATAGAATCTAGAGCTCATAATTATTGCAGCATGGTCCTTCCCAAGAGTATATAGTCCCAGGCTATAACACTTGGATAAGACAAAGAAACAGAGAGGAGAATAATTACAGATTGAAAAAAATACTGCCAGCAGAACTTCAGTAAGTATTTGCTATATGGAAATAAATACTCATTCTTGGCTCTGTCCAAATTCTGTTGCATTTGCTGTCCTCAAATGATGAAATTTTGGAAGCTCATAGTCCCAAATGTTACTGGTAATTGAGTATTTACTGcaagtgtgggttttttggtagCTGTGTTGAATGGTAGGATGGAAGGCCACAATTTAATCCCTCTGGTCTCAGTGATTTTGATATTACTGGGTTTTTGTGTGGTCAGTTGCATTTTGAGGAGTGGTCTTCTGGTCCAAAAAGCCACCTCTTCACTCCTCAAGCTGAAGGTAACCACCTGTGGCACCCCAAATTTTTGATGCATACAGTAGATACCTATGGTGTACGAAGAAAGATCAGGTGAACTGATTCCCTTGGCAAATATTGGTACCTTGTGATCCCCAGCCCTTGTTAAAAACATTTGTCAGCCAAAGAGGGACAATGCCAGGCCCTGTGGTAGAAAAACCCCTTTCAGATGTGCTGAATACAAAGCCAGGCCATGCTGTCTGCATCCAGCACCAGTGAGTAACTGTGAGAGATACAAGTGATATCTCTATTACAAGGATAGATGCTGACACTGGAGTATAATAAAATCACTTTAAATGGCAATACTCCTAACTGCAAACAAAGCACAGAAGGCAGAAGAGAGATGATAATGCAcccaggcacagggatggcATAAAACCGAGTGTTGAGTATTTTTGCACTCTATTCCTTTATGTGACTTCAGATCTCTGGCAGAATTTGGGGTGCATCCTTCTCCTGTTCTTCCTTTTGGAATCCTGTATAGATGGGACAACACAGGATGTGATTTCTGTATGCACACTTGCAGTGAACTGGCCACAGTCACATTCTAAGGATTtcaaattctgtatttaaagAGAATGAGTTATTATAATAATGAATAATTCCATGAGAGAGCAGAAAGCTACATTAAATGAGACAGACAGATACTCACCCAGTCTGACCAATTTAAAGAATAGCAGAATATACgtgcagctcttccctctctgCATCCATCCCCAGAGCACGTGGTGTCATTAGCACATTTCACATCTGAGGACACTGAGGGACCTTGTTTAAGGTGACAGCAAAGCCAGAATCCCTGGGATGATGCAGTGCCAGGAGTGCAGTGCATGGCAAGCTcaaggtgagcagcagcagctccacggGCCTTGGAGGAGCACCCAGTGCTGGGgtcacagccagagctgggatcacagacagtgctggggtcacagccagagctgggatcaCTCCAAACCCTCTCACACAGATCCAGGGTGCTGAACTCTGCCTGAGTGACAGGGTACTGAGCAGGAACCACTTTCCATTCCAGGGTTATTAGATTCACCATTGCAGACTGCAATGTCTTTTGCACTCAGGTATGTCAGGAGTGCTAAGCTGTGGGAACATCCCAGTCCCAACTCCTGCGCTCTGAACTTCTGTCAGGTTATTCCCTCTGACACACTTCTGCTGCCAGTCCAGTCCTAGGGTTGGTTGACAggtttctgaatttcttttaatattggttaatattttaatattgaaaGTCTACTCAGCACAAATTTTAGTCAATTTTTGCCTTAAACCCCCCACATTTTCATATTAAGAAGATTGTGTACAGTCTTATActtcaattatttttccattttctgatgAACATTATCCATCACATGCACAGAACAAGACAACTATATAGCTTTTGTATTCCCTAacaaaaaaatagcaatttGGATGGCTATAGTACCTACTATCATGCTCAATCACCTACACAAAATGCTCCTTCTCCAAGTATATGATCATGTTTTCACCTGAGAAATGCTGGTGAGATATATTTGATGAACAGAATTTCTGCATGACAAAATACAAAACACCCCAATGCCTGCACAGGGGTTGGAGGGTTCCTCTGGCAATTGCTACCTGCACATGGAAATAGGAGCTTTGATTTGatgggtttttctttctgctttcatttgttAGCATTGGGTCAGTGAATTGGCACGTGATTTCAACATCGTGGCTGGCAAAATATAGAGAGGGAGCTGAGAGCCCTCAAAGGCTGCATTTTCAGTCTAAAGTACATTATATGGTACATTTGAACATTTTTAGAGGCTGACTGACCTTAGGAGGCCAACTTTAGTGCAATCACTCTCCCTGCTTCTGAGCGTGATCCTTATTTCCTTACAGTTTTTGCAGGGAATATGCTACATGTAAGACtgaaagttttggttttgtctaTTTAAAGTCATGAGAGCCCATAAAGACTTCAAAACAAATTCCTGACATTCTGATGTTCTATAGATTCTCCAAACTAACCTTCAGCTGAATAATGTGAGAAGCAGCACAATAATCACCATTaataaaatgtcaaaatttcACTTTAAACGTACAAACTTACTCTGGAGCAATCAAACATCACAAAATCCAAACCTGTTCAGGATTAGAGATAATTTGAATGGCTTTGATTAATGTTTAGAGACATAATTTGGACTGTATCAAAGGTAGGTAATGacattttctgtattatttagTGTTACAGTTTCCTTTTTTAGGACTCCTTATATACCGTCCTCTGCCTTCAGACACACTGCTCTGTGTTTGGTGCTAATTGAGTTGTTGTCATAAACTATTCACAGCAAGccatattttcattataaatgcattaagaaataaattaatctgGGTTCTTTGAGTGTGATTTGTGTACTTAAGTCCTTCAGTTGAAAATGCCCAAACAAATCATCTTAGGAAGAGCCGGTACTGAAAATTCTGGTCCTGAACTGCTGTACCTAGAAGGAGATGAAATCAAATTTCACAGGAGTAAGAACAGTTGTAGCAAAACCTATTCTGTCCAGACTTCTTTACCATTTTTTCACCTGTTACTTGACTTCTGCCTCTTATCCATGGACTCAAGGTGCAACTTGCAAAACTTTGTTCTCATACAAGTAACACACAGGCTCCAGCTCAGACTCGATAAACAGGACCTCTACTGCCTGTCAGTACTTCTGAATAATCTCATGTTCCATCTAATTTACATcagactggttttttttttttccgcaATTCAAAGAAGACAGATGTTGGTAGTTTATGAACTATGAATATTATAGGATTGGGTTTTGGTCCCTTAGTGAAAGTTGccttggaaaaaaatagcatttcttGGCACCGTGGC comes from Molothrus aeneus isolate 106 chromosome 18, BPBGC_Maene_1.0, whole genome shotgun sequence and encodes:
- the LOC136564491 gene encoding uncharacterized protein, which encodes MRSWVGSWGCVPSLDPIPGLGSQRSQLPLAQEERRGCGSAPGAPRPGRAAPPHRSVPHPRSASPHRIPALHPRSASPHRIPAPHPRTPYRIPAPHPRSASPHRIPASPPRNASPHRIPAPHPRSASPRPRTASPYSVPHPRSASPHRIPAPHPRTAPYRIPAPLRTASPHRIPASPHPRSTFPHPRTASPYSAPLHIPTPHPRTAPHPCTPLRIPALSAPLHIPAPHPRTAFPLRIPASPHPIPVLRTAPHPRSACPHPGPHPALIPRRSSATSSAFSLPNERNAPLLPGHCRALMRYN